In one Deltaproteobacteria bacterium genomic region, the following are encoded:
- a CDS encoding amino acid permease, whose amino-acid sequence MKTLERRLGLAGVVTISISAMLGSGVFVLPGLAVSMTGGSAWLAYAAVALCVLPAALSKAELGSAIPRSGGAYVYIMQAFGPLIGTTMGLGLWASLLLKSAFALMGFGAYLEMVAPELPILMVSLVFLVFIVGMNIMGVKKVSKAQSVVVAISMITLGVLIVFAIPHADASRLSPFLPNGPMGFAETVGFVFVAYAGVTKVGAIAGEVSNPGKNLPRGILLSLLIVTGIYCLAVLVLSMVLPTESLSKDIRPIYSLAVAVGGPGVGVFVAFVAVLTMCSMSNAGLLASSRFPFAMSRDQLLPPAFGELHKDYLTPVWSIIITGMVMGVTISFLDITKIVKLASAFKVLAYLSCIISQLIIRESKAGWYRPTYWSPLYPGIQIFGIVVCLGLLFAMGMMAVYALVVISTLGVLLYGIYGRKRTTDRGVLSKMGKRGDLSPPLLDTKVQEVGSVMTEDAAAFVALIDRERSVEKLTEIGTALSGGKRVEVVHITEVPNQTALDEVLDEEPRVVSMRRRVLAMRETDQVDVKFDPIVSHDTVASLHDLSLQMHCEWLVMSYKPFRFFNPLGWLYNHLPNDLAIFKDEGIRNIRRIMVLAEPGPLDQVVAEATHHLARYYEASVTFVYFVHDNASTTEKQYVGDYLDQVQSLCETPSDVLILRGQSEVDAYVETTEHFDLFVLGARPHSSLRNVFLKTTEDILTEQSVCCALLLKSPRVGPKAKPEPLPPFVFMDHISAPGIVLHSEVQEKLNLFESLAKRCGELVEEADTGKVLLGLSEREAAGNTGVGHGVAMPHATVPGLLHTHLFIEVLKEPMAYNAHDGAPIDIVFCTIGPAEHRHNHLLLISTISRLILETTLLTQLREAKDSAEVMSLFKRSLV is encoded by the coding sequence ATGAAGACACTTGAGAGGCGGCTGGGACTTGCGGGCGTTGTAACCATCAGCATCAGTGCAATGTTAGGCAGTGGTGTATTCGTTTTACCAGGTCTCGCCGTCTCTATGACTGGTGGATCGGCCTGGCTTGCGTACGCCGCGGTTGCCCTTTGTGTCTTACCGGCAGCTTTATCAAAGGCTGAGCTTGGCAGTGCGATTCCACGTTCGGGCGGCGCATACGTCTATATTATGCAAGCTTTCGGACCTTTGATTGGAACGACCATGGGCTTGGGTCTGTGGGCCTCACTGCTTCTCAAGAGTGCATTTGCCTTGATGGGCTTTGGTGCTTATCTCGAAATGGTTGCCCCGGAGCTGCCCATTTTAATGGTGAGCTTGGTTTTCCTCGTGTTCATTGTTGGCATGAACATCATGGGTGTGAAGAAAGTTAGTAAAGCCCAGAGCGTGGTCGTCGCGATCAGTATGATCACGTTGGGCGTTCTTATCGTTTTTGCGATTCCACATGCCGATGCATCCAGACTTTCTCCATTTTTACCAAATGGCCCTATGGGTTTTGCGGAAACCGTTGGTTTTGTGTTTGTTGCCTATGCAGGTGTGACCAAGGTCGGTGCTATCGCCGGTGAGGTGAGTAATCCTGGCAAAAACCTGCCTCGCGGTATTTTGCTTTCTTTACTTATTGTGACCGGAATTTATTGTCTTGCGGTCTTGGTCCTCTCGATGGTCTTGCCTACTGAGTCTTTAAGTAAAGATATTCGGCCGATTTACTCTCTGGCGGTTGCGGTTGGTGGCCCTGGAGTTGGCGTCTTTGTAGCTTTTGTGGCCGTTCTTACAATGTGCAGTATGTCTAATGCTGGACTATTAGCCTCTTCGCGATTTCCTTTTGCGATGAGCCGGGACCAGCTCTTGCCGCCTGCCTTTGGTGAACTTCATAAGGACTACCTAACCCCTGTTTGGTCGATTATCATTACTGGGATGGTGATGGGGGTGACCATTAGTTTTCTCGACATCACCAAGATTGTGAAACTGGCCAGCGCGTTTAAAGTATTGGCTTATCTTTCATGTATTATTTCGCAACTGATTATTCGAGAGTCGAAGGCTGGTTGGTATCGGCCTACATATTGGTCGCCGCTTTATCCTGGCATCCAAATCTTTGGAATTGTTGTATGCCTCGGGCTCTTGTTTGCCATGGGCATGATGGCTGTTTATGCCTTGGTGGTGATCAGCACCTTAGGTGTTTTGCTCTACGGTATTTATGGTCGCAAGCGCACCACAGACCGGGGTGTCCTCTCCAAGATGGGCAAGCGCGGCGACTTATCGCCCCCTCTTCTTGATACGAAGGTTCAAGAAGTTGGCAGCGTTATGACTGAAGATGCTGCTGCATTTGTGGCTCTGATTGACCGCGAGCGAAGTGTAGAAAAGCTCACGGAGATAGGTACTGCTTTATCGGGTGGTAAGCGAGTCGAGGTCGTTCACATCACTGAGGTACCAAATCAGACAGCTCTCGATGAGGTTCTCGACGAGGAGCCGAGAGTGGTCTCCATGCGTAGGCGCGTTTTGGCGATGCGTGAGACGGACCAAGTTGATGTGAAGTTCGACCCCATTGTTTCGCACGATACGGTTGCGAGCCTCCATGATTTGAGTTTGCAGATGCACTGTGAGTGGTTGGTCATGAGCTATAAGCCGTTTCGGTTCTTCAATCCGCTCGGCTGGCTTTACAACCATTTGCCCAATGACTTGGCCATTTTTAAAGACGAAGGCATTCGCAATATTCGCCGTATCATGGTGCTTGCTGAGCCAGGCCCGTTGGACCAAGTCGTTGCGGAAGCCACGCATCACTTGGCCCGCTACTACGAGGCATCCGTCACTTTTGTTTATTTTGTCCATGACAATGCAAGCACGACAGAGAAGCAGTACGTGGGTGATTACCTCGACCAGGTGCAAAGCTTATGCGAGACCCCGAGTGACGTGCTGATTCTTCGTGGTCAATCTGAGGTTGACGCTTATGTGGAGACAACGGAGCACTTTGACCTATTTGTCCTGGGCGCACGTCCGCACAGTTCATTGCGAAACGTCTTTCTCAAAACAACAGAAGACATTTTAACGGAGCAGTCTGTTTGTTGTGCTCTCTTACTGAAGTCTCCCCGGGTTGGACCTAAAGCTAAGCCTGAGCCATTGCCGCCATTTGTCTTTATGGATCACATCAGCGCGCCGGGGATCGTGCTGCACTCTGAGGTTCAAGAAAAGTTGAATCTTTTTGAATCACTGGCGAAGCGGTGCGGCGAGCTCGTGGAAGAGGCGGATACAGGAAAAGTTCTCTTGGGTTTAAGCGAGCGAGAGGCGGCGGGCAACACAGGTGTAGGCCATGGGGTTGCGATGCCACATG
- a CDS encoding FAD-binding protein: protein MRICFRDLEISLQEAITPEPALVKKVESLAHASGVVSDLIITRRILDVRRNRPRYLYVVECEVPEAIGQKAIEKEIAFAPKSLMFSRFKLSQAPAGPAPVVVGAGPAGLLCALNLAEAGLKPLIIERGKDVQRRGKDISKLYGKGILDPESNVCFGEGGAGTYSDGKLYTRVNDPRFRRLLESFVRHGANPDILINNRPHIGTDKLVKLLISMREHLTNLGATFLFDTRVEDFTVKNDQIQGVVTSAGDPIDSKHVFVATGHSARTVWEKLEQRGAQLECRPFSLGFRVEHPQPLINQIRYGHEADNELLPAADYKLVHNQKQADARGVYSFCMCPGGVVVTTPTRPGALCINGMSHAARSGKYANSALVVTVTPEDFEKAGFTGTFAGADFQEQIEQEAYNAGNGEFVAPSSRVTDFLDGKTSQDLPATSYRRGLTPFPIQKLYPQPVIEALKQGLTRFNGKMRGFITEEAKLIGVETRTASPVRVMRDHQSREAAGISGLYPMGEGMGYGGGIASAAIDGMRSADACLESLGAEEEQIHSK, encoded by the coding sequence ATGCGAATTTGTTTTCGGGACCTGGAAATCAGCCTTCAAGAGGCCATCACACCCGAGCCTGCCCTTGTAAAGAAGGTGGAATCTCTGGCTCACGCCTCTGGGGTGGTGTCTGATTTAATCATTACCCGTAGAATTTTAGACGTCAGGCGCAATCGGCCACGCTATCTCTATGTTGTAGAATGTGAAGTTCCAGAAGCCATTGGTCAAAAAGCCATTGAGAAAGAGATCGCATTTGCGCCGAAAAGCCTGATGTTCAGCCGCTTTAAGCTCTCCCAAGCACCAGCTGGTCCGGCTCCTGTGGTTGTTGGTGCGGGTCCCGCCGGACTTCTTTGCGCGCTGAACCTAGCCGAGGCCGGTCTCAAACCGCTGATCATCGAGCGCGGTAAAGATGTCCAGCGCCGCGGCAAGGATATTAGTAAACTCTACGGCAAGGGCATTTTAGACCCCGAATCCAATGTCTGCTTCGGTGAAGGAGGCGCTGGTACCTACTCGGACGGTAAACTCTACACCCGCGTCAATGATCCCAGATTTCGTAGACTTCTCGAGTCCTTCGTTCGACATGGTGCGAATCCCGATATTTTGATCAACAACCGTCCCCATATTGGTACAGACAAGCTGGTCAAACTTCTCATCTCCATGCGAGAGCACCTCACCAACCTGGGAGCCACTTTTCTCTTTGATACCCGGGTTGAGGACTTCACGGTCAAAAATGACCAAATTCAAGGTGTGGTGACTTCAGCTGGTGACCCAATTGACAGCAAGCACGTTTTTGTAGCGACCGGCCACTCCGCCAGAACCGTTTGGGAAAAGCTAGAACAACGAGGCGCACAACTCGAATGCCGGCCCTTCTCACTGGGTTTTAGAGTCGAGCACCCACAACCACTGATCAATCAGATTCGCTATGGGCATGAAGCAGACAACGAACTTTTACCGGCCGCCGATTACAAATTGGTCCACAACCAGAAGCAGGCCGATGCCCGAGGAGTCTACTCCTTTTGTATGTGCCCAGGCGGTGTAGTTGTTACCACACCAACTCGCCCCGGCGCCCTCTGTATCAACGGAATGAGCCACGCCGCCCGGTCTGGAAAATACGCCAACAGCGCACTCGTTGTGACTGTGACCCCAGAAGACTTTGAAAAAGCTGGGTTTACGGGCACATTTGCCGGTGCCGACTTTCAGGAACAAATCGAGCAAGAGGCCTACAACGCTGGCAACGGTGAATTCGTAGCGCCCAGTAGCCGAGTCACCGACTTTTTGGACGGCAAAACCAGCCAAGATCTTCCTGCCACCAGCTACCGCAGAGGTCTTACGCCCTTTCCTATCCAAAAGCTCTATCCACAACCCGTCATCGAGGCACTCAAACAAGGCCTCACGCGCTTTAATGGAAAAATGCGCGGGTTTATTACCGAAGAGGCCAAGCTCATCGGGGTCGAGACTCGAACCGCTTCACCAGTTCGGGTCATGCGAGACCACCAGAGCCGCGAAGCCGCAGGGATTTCGGGCCTTTATCCAATGGGTGAAGGTATGGGCTATGGCGGCGGGATCGCCAGCGCAGCCATTGACGGAATGCGTTCCGCAGATGCCTGCCTTGAATCCTTGGGCGCTGAAGAAGAACAAATCCACAGCAAATAG
- a CDS encoding SpoIIE family protein phosphatase: MGAKLRIIGGKNAGISYQLVDSITTMGRSPSCHVVIPEEAASRQHAEIMSTPEGYLLVDLQSRNGTSINGFAIEGQTLLRDGDRVSICSTTMEFQSGPTTSDLMMLEEPISGPDTVDSTVLSRIDAMQSAENLARFQPEAKLRAILELNEAIGQTIHIDDLLPKILDSLMKLFTEADRAILVLMDEQEALYVHSIYHRDPNDHSIEFSRTVINTAISEKQAILSADASTDARFATSETMVDMRTRSVMCAPLLATGGEGFGVIQIETQDFEKSLTEEDLQVLTSLTAVSAMAIEKADMYEQGLQQKKVEQELSFAREVQQGFLPFALPHIDNFSTWAFYEPAGHVGGDFYDVVELPNGNFALMVADVSGKGVPAALMMARASSEAKVGLASSPGDLGHAMNYINIAMCAARLPGRFVTMVVCILDPNKRRVTMATAGHMSPLVRRNSGKLEEPITEDNGGIPIGVSSSWEFDVTSVTLQPGERIVLYTDGITEAMNEHDEMYSDERLSECVKNAEADLPTADLGKRIIDDVHIHIGNGVQHDDITLLVFGCDS, translated from the coding sequence ATGGGAGCCAAACTTCGAATCATCGGCGGAAAGAATGCCGGTATCAGCTACCAACTGGTGGACTCAATCACCACGATGGGTCGCTCTCCGAGCTGCCACGTCGTCATCCCCGAAGAAGCGGCCAGCCGCCAGCATGCAGAAATTATGTCGACCCCAGAGGGCTATCTTTTAGTCGACTTGCAGAGCCGCAATGGAACTTCCATCAACGGTTTTGCAATCGAAGGTCAAACACTCCTTCGAGATGGAGACCGAGTCAGCATCTGCAGTACGACCATGGAGTTTCAATCCGGACCCACCACGAGTGATTTGATGATGCTCGAGGAGCCTATCTCTGGTCCTGATACAGTGGATAGCACGGTATTAAGCCGCATCGATGCTATGCAAAGTGCTGAGAACCTCGCACGTTTCCAGCCTGAGGCAAAACTCCGAGCGATTCTCGAACTCAACGAAGCCATTGGTCAGACGATTCACATCGATGACCTCTTGCCTAAAATTCTCGACTCGCTGATGAAACTTTTTACCGAAGCGGACCGGGCGATACTCGTCTTGATGGACGAACAAGAAGCGCTTTACGTCCACTCGATTTATCACCGAGATCCAAACGACCACTCCATTGAATTTAGCCGAACTGTTATCAACACCGCCATTTCAGAAAAGCAAGCCATCTTAAGCGCCGACGCTTCCACCGATGCTCGCTTTGCAACCAGTGAAACGATGGTTGATATGCGTACTCGCAGTGTGATGTGCGCACCTCTGCTTGCCACCGGCGGTGAAGGTTTTGGTGTTATTCAAATTGAGACACAAGACTTTGAAAAATCTCTTACCGAAGAAGATCTACAGGTCCTCACAAGCCTCACAGCCGTATCTGCAATGGCTATCGAAAAAGCCGATATGTATGAGCAAGGCTTGCAACAAAAGAAGGTAGAGCAAGAGTTAAGCTTTGCTCGCGAAGTACAACAAGGCTTCCTTCCTTTTGCTCTGCCTCATATCGACAATTTTTCAACGTGGGCATTTTATGAACCTGCCGGCCATGTAGGAGGAGACTTCTACGATGTGGTGGAGCTTCCCAACGGAAACTTTGCTCTGATGGTTGCTGATGTATCGGGTAAGGGTGTGCCGGCAGCACTGATGATGGCAAGAGCTTCGAGTGAGGCTAAAGTTGGATTGGCCAGTTCTCCGGGAGATCTTGGGCACGCGATGAATTATATCAACATCGCAATGTGTGCGGCCCGTCTTCCTGGGCGCTTTGTAACCATGGTTGTGTGTATCCTAGATCCCAATAAGCGCCGTGTCACCATGGCAACCGCTGGGCATATGTCACCGCTGGTACGTCGCAACTCAGGTAAGCTCGAAGAACCCATCACCGAGGACAATGGCGGAATTCCAATTGGAGTCAGTAGCAGCTGGGAATTTGATGTAACCAGTGTCACTTTGCAACCGGGCGAGCGTATTGTGCTCTACACCGATGGTATTACCGAAGCGATGAACGAACACGATGAGATGTACAGTGACGAGAGACTCTCAGAGTGTGTAAAAAATGCGGAGGCCGATTTACCCACGGCAGACCTCGGTAAACGAATCATTGATGATGTTCACATTCACATCGGCAATGGCGTCCAACACGATGATATCACTCTCTTAGTTTTTGGCTGCGACAGCTAA
- a CDS encoding DUF938 domain-containing protein, whose protein sequence is MKRYSPAFERNRDPVLQLLQNWTQGYHRVLEIGSGPGQHACYFAEHLPHLVWQPSDVEEYLPSIEQWREDEWQSNLKTPLHVNLLDASWSQGSARGFSPDFIFAMNVAHIVCYEGVVSLVEGAGGLLKPGGRLFFYGPWQIKGTALEPSNAQFDERLKATIPGAGIREYDAVLELAQEQGFKAGEMVRMPANNCSFYLEKV, encoded by the coding sequence GTGAAAAGGTATTCACCAGCATTTGAGCGCAACCGAGATCCTGTTTTGCAACTTCTTCAGAACTGGACACAGGGGTATCACCGAGTTCTTGAGATAGGCAGTGGGCCAGGACAACACGCATGTTATTTCGCTGAGCATCTGCCCCACCTTGTTTGGCAGCCGAGCGATGTTGAAGAGTATCTTCCAAGTATCGAGCAGTGGCGCGAAGATGAATGGCAGAGCAATCTAAAGACACCCCTGCATGTAAACTTGTTGGATGCCTCTTGGAGTCAAGGCAGTGCCAGGGGCTTCAGTCCAGACTTCATCTTTGCCATGAATGTGGCTCATATCGTTTGTTACGAGGGAGTTGTAAGCCTTGTTGAAGGTGCGGGCGGCCTGCTCAAGCCTGGAGGACGCCTCTTCTTTTATGGCCCCTGGCAGATTAAAGGTACTGCGCTAGAACCAAGCAATGCCCAGTTTGATGAGCGTTTAAAAGCAACGATTCCTGGAGCCGGTATTCGTGAGTATGACGCAGTTCTGGAACTCGCGCAGGAGCAAGGCTTTAAAGCCGGCGAGATGGTTCGCATGCCGGCAAATAATTGCAGTTTTTACTTAGAGAAAGTTTAG
- the tsaA gene encoding tRNA (N6-threonylcarbamoyladenosine(37)-N6)-methyltransferase TrmO: MNAQEPYSFEPIGYLKSCFQARNGTPRQAGLAPSAKATLTLTSSHLNNPAFSLEGLEGFSHVWLIFVFHLDRHAQDSLGEEKARGTVKSKIAPPRLAGEKLGLFATRSPHRPVPIGLSLVKLESIEGETLTFEGVDLVSGTPVLDVKPYIPTWDEPTRLQADYEEHRPKVLLPDWAQTPSIYEHGLEVAVSAKAAQALETTLADERLTGTLLPTSEAFLSVLAQLLAAEPRSRYRRDICSDRLYFVELDGLHVTVWFDGEPGQEVAEVLRIKPVEVKQ; this comes from the coding sequence ATGAACGCGCAAGAACCATATAGCTTTGAGCCAATAGGCTATTTAAAAAGCTGCTTTCAGGCACGCAATGGAACGCCTCGCCAAGCGGGACTTGCCCCAAGTGCAAAAGCCACCTTAACGCTCACCTCAAGCCATCTGAATAATCCGGCTTTTAGCCTTGAAGGGCTCGAAGGATTTTCTCACGTGTGGCTGATCTTTGTGTTTCACCTCGACCGCCATGCTCAAGATTCTTTGGGAGAAGAAAAGGCGCGAGGAACCGTGAAAAGCAAGATAGCGCCGCCAAGGCTCGCAGGCGAAAAGCTCGGTCTTTTTGCGACACGAAGCCCTCACCGGCCCGTTCCCATCGGTTTAAGTTTGGTAAAACTTGAAAGCATCGAAGGAGAGACACTTACTTTCGAAGGTGTGGATTTGGTGAGCGGCACGCCCGTATTGGATGTGAAGCCTTATATTCCTACCTGGGATGAGCCGACCCGACTGCAAGCAGATTATGAAGAGCACCGGCCGAAGGTGCTGCTACCGGATTGGGCTCAGACGCCATCTATATATGAACATGGGTTAGAGGTCGCTGTTTCTGCCAAGGCGGCCCAAGCGCTGGAGACAACGCTGGCGGATGAGCGCTTAACCGGTACTCTCTTGCCTACGAGTGAAGCGTTTTTATCGGTGCTTGCGCAGCTTTTAGCAGCAGAGCCGCGTTCACGTTACCGCCGAGACATCTGCTCCGACCGGCTTTATTTTGTAGAACTCGATGGCCTTCATGTCACGGTTTGGTTTGATGGCGAGCCCGGTCAGGAAGTTGCAGAAGTTTTAAGAATCAAACCCGTAGAGGTTAAGCAGTGA